One part of the Streptomyces nigra genome encodes these proteins:
- a CDS encoding TetR/AcrR family transcriptional regulator → MPAAPAYRRLSVEERRSQLLDAALGLFAHRAPEEVSLDDVAEAAGVSRPLVYRYFPGGKQQLYEAALRSAAEELQKCFDEPLDGPLVPRLARALDRYLAFVDEHDTGFSALLQGGSVVETSRTTAIVDGVRRAAAEHILRHLEVGDPGLRLRMTVRMWITAVEAASLIWLDEGKQPPVEELRDWLVDQFVAVLSVTATRDPQTAALAERLLADG, encoded by the coding sequence ATGCCAGCCGCTCCCGCCTACCGCCGTCTGAGCGTCGAGGAGCGCCGTTCGCAGCTCCTCGACGCCGCCCTCGGGCTCTTCGCGCACCGCGCCCCCGAGGAGGTCTCCCTCGACGACGTGGCGGAGGCGGCCGGGGTGTCCCGGCCGCTGGTGTACCGGTACTTCCCCGGCGGCAAGCAGCAGCTCTACGAGGCCGCCCTGCGCTCCGCCGCCGAGGAGCTCCAGAAGTGCTTCGACGAGCCCCTCGACGGGCCCCTGGTCCCCCGCCTCGCCCGCGCTCTCGACCGCTATCTCGCGTTCGTCGACGAGCACGACACCGGGTTCAGCGCCCTGCTCCAGGGCGGCAGCGTCGTCGAGACGTCCCGGACGACGGCGATCGTCGACGGGGTGCGCCGGGCCGCCGCCGAGCACATCCTGCGGCATCTGGAGGTCGGCGACCCCGGGCTCCGCCTGCGGATGACCGTCCGGATGTGGATCACGGCCGTGGAGGCGGCCTCGCTGATCTGGCTGGACGAGGGCAAGCAGCCGCCCGTGGAGGAGCTGCGGGACTGGCTGGTGGACCAGTTCGTGGCGGTGCTGTCGGTCACCGCCACCCGGGACCCGCAGACCGCGGCGCTGGCCGAGCGCCTGCTGGCGGATGGCTGA
- a CDS encoding AurF N-oxygenase family protein translates to MTALTEAEALDGLRDALGLLKDREQVAERLLASSAKHSFDPDKELDWEAPFEEGKWFWPPELVSLYDTPMWKRMSEEQRILLSQHEAAALASLGIWFELILMQLLVRHIYDKAATSAHVRYALTEIEDECRHSKMFARLISHGGTPWYPVSRAHQNLGRLFKTISTTPGSFTATLLGEEVLDWMQRLTFPDERVQPLIRGVTRIHVVEEARHVRYAREELRRQMMTAPRWSQEFTRVTSGEFARVFSVAFVNPDVYTNVGLDKREAMAQVKASGHRREVMQTGAKRLTDFLDDIGVLRGVGRRLWKSSGLLA, encoded by the coding sequence ATGACTGCCCTGACGGAAGCCGAGGCGCTGGACGGACTGCGCGACGCGCTCGGCCTGCTCAAGGACCGTGAACAGGTGGCCGAACGCCTCCTCGCCTCTTCCGCGAAGCACTCGTTCGACCCCGACAAGGAGCTGGACTGGGAGGCGCCCTTCGAGGAGGGCAAGTGGTTCTGGCCCCCGGAGCTGGTCTCGCTCTACGACACCCCGATGTGGAAGCGGATGAGCGAGGAGCAGCGCATCCTGCTCTCCCAGCACGAGGCCGCCGCGCTCGCCTCCCTCGGCATCTGGTTCGAGCTGATCCTGATGCAGCTGCTGGTCCGGCACATCTACGACAAGGCGGCGACGAGCGCCCACGTCCGGTACGCCCTCACCGAGATCGAGGACGAGTGCCGGCACTCCAAGATGTTCGCCCGCCTGATCTCGCACGGCGGCACGCCCTGGTACCCGGTCAGCCGCGCCCACCAGAACCTGGGCCGGCTGTTCAAGACGATCTCCACCACCCCGGGCTCCTTCACGGCCACCCTGCTCGGCGAGGAGGTGCTCGACTGGATGCAGCGCCTGACCTTCCCGGACGAGCGCGTCCAGCCGCTGATCCGCGGGGTCACGCGAATCCATGTGGTCGAGGAGGCCCGCCATGTGCGGTACGCCCGTGAGGAACTGCGCCGGCAGATGATGACGGCGCCGAGGTGGTCGCAGGAGTTCACCCGAGTGACCTCCGGCGAGTTCGCCCGCGTCTTCTCGGTCGCCTTCGTCAACCCGGACGTCTACACCAACGTCGGCCTCGACAAACGGGAGGCCATGGCACAGGTCAAGGCCAGCGGCCACCGCCGCGAGGTCATGCAGACCGGCGCCAAGCGGCTGACCGACTTCCTGGACGACATCGGCGTCCTGCGCGGCGTGGGCCGCCGCCTGTGGAAGTCGTCGGGGCTGCTGGCATAG